The Callospermophilus lateralis isolate mCalLat2 chromosome 3, mCalLat2.hap1, whole genome shotgun sequence genome has a segment encoding these proteins:
- the Csk gene encoding tyrosine-protein kinase CSK has product MSAIQAAWPSGTECIAKYNFHGTAEQDLPFCKGDVLTIVAVTKDPNWYKAKNKVGREGIIPANYVQKREGVKAGTKLSLMPWFHGKITREQAERLLYPPETGLFLVRESTNYPGDYTLCVSCDGKVEHYRIMYHASKLSIDEEVYFENLMQLVEHYTTDADGLCTRLIKPKVMEGTVAAQDEFYRSGWALNMKELKLLQTIGKGEFGDVMLGDYRGNKVAVKCIKNDATAQAFLAEASVMTQLRHSNLVQLLGVIVEEKGGLYIVTEYMAKGSLVDYLRSRGRSVLGGDCLLKFSLDVCEAMEYLEGNNFVHRDLAARNVLVSEDNVAKVSDFGLTKEASSTQDTGKLPVKWTAPEALREKKFSTKSDVWSFGILLWEIYSFGRVPYPRIPLKDVVPRVEKGYKMDAPDGCPPAVYEVMKNCWHLDATTRPSFLQLREQLEHIKAHELHL; this is encoded by the exons ATGTCGGCAATACAG GCCGCCTGGCCATCCGGTACAGAATGTATTGCCAAGTACAACTTCCACGGCACTGCTGAACAGGACCTTCCCTTCTGCAAAGGAGATGTGCTCACCATTGTGGCTGTCACCAAG GACCCCAACTGGTACAAGGCCAAGAACAAGGTGGGCCGTGAAGGCATCATCCCAGCCAACTATGTCCAGAAGCGGGAGGGCGTGAAGGCAGGCACCAAACTCAGCCTCATGCC CTGGTTCCATGGCAAGATCACACGGGAGCAGGCTGAGCGGCTTCTATACCCACCGGAGACAGGCCTGTTCCTGGTGCGGGAAAGTACCAACTACCCCGGGGACTACACACTGTGCGTGAGCTGTGACGGCAAGGTGGAGCACTACCGCATCATGTACCATGCCAGCAAACTCAGCATTGACGAAGAAGTATACTTCGAGAACTTAATGCAGCTGGTGGAG CACTACACCACTGATGCAGATGGACTCTGCACACGCCTCATCAAACCAAAGGTCATGGAGGGCACAGTGGCAGCCCAGGATGAATTTTACCGCA GTGGCTGGGCACTGAACATGAAGGAGCTGAAGCTGCTGCAGACCATTGGGAAGGGAGAGTTTGGAG ATGTAATGCTGGGTGATTACCGGGGGAACAAAGTTGCTGTCAAGTGCATTAAGAATGATGCCACCGCCCAGGCCTTCCTGGCCGAAGCCTCTGTCATGAC GCAACTTCGGCACAGCAACCTGGTACAGCTTCTCGGTGTAATTGTAGAGGAGAAGGGCGGGCTCTACATTGTCACTGAGTACATGGCCAAG GGCAGCCTGGTGGACTACCTGAGGTCTCGGGGTAGGTCGGTGCTCGGCGGAGACTGTCTCCTGAAGTTCTCACT AGACGTCTGTGAGGCCATGGAATACCTAGAGGGCAACAACTTTGTGCACCGGGACCTGGCTGCCAGAAATGTGCTGGTGTCTGAGGACAATGTGGCTAAGGTCAGCGACTTCGGCCTCACCAAGGAGGCCTCCAGCACCCAGGACACAGGCAAACTGCCAGTCAAGTGGACAGCCCCCGAGGCTCTGAGAGAGAAG aaattcTCCACCAAGTCTGACGTGTGGAGCTTTGGAATCCTTCTCTGGGAAATCTACTCCTTTGGGCGAGTGCCTTACCCAAGAATT CCCCTGAAGGACGTTGTCCCTCGGGTGGAAAAGGGCTATAAGATGGACGCCCCAGATGGCTGCCCACCTGCAGTCTATGAGGTCATGAAGAACTGCTGGCATCTGGATGCCACCACGCGGCCCTCCTTCCTCCAGCTTCGAGAGCAGCTTGAACACATCAAAGCCCATGAGCTGCACCTGTGA